In Paraflavitalea devenefica, the following are encoded in one genomic region:
- a CDS encoding TonB-dependent receptor, which yields MKLFTLTLLVLLTGHCLLAQQKVTGSIKGKVVDVMNNLPLPDATVTITNKEDSSATGFAVTDKTGAFELKNIPAGSYILGISFTGYAPFMRNLDITAARSVFDLDSVKLNTDTSMMASVIVTAPPITIKKDTVEFRASAFKTKPNATVEDLLKKLPGVEVDKDGNVSSQGENIPKIYVDGKEFFGNDPKLATKNLTAEMVESIQVFDDMSDQAKFTRIDDGSRQRTINIKLKKDRRKGIFGRTTVGAGSNDRYTGNLSLNMFDEDQRISIIGGANNINRLGFSSNDMISGMGGMGGFSGGGGRGGGGRGGGGGGGGSAGNGNTKSWSAGVNYRDDWGRKMEFSGNYFVSKTSTINRSKSLRQNLFANDSTSLSDEQSYRKNDNLSHRFGFRWEYEIDSMNSILLTPNINIQQSESESLDSVVTISSTPKYNYKAIEGSSSRTNQRDGISFNNNLLFRHRFKKPGRTFTIGWSTAVNDSEGDGYTISPYNYYNPDSTWNYTRDQRQQNEQITTSWNNTVSSSLTEMFGTDKILELNYAYSINESTSDRKTFDYRASSGEYDSVNKNQTNYFENTFISSRLGTNFRVKKQKYDFQLGGAVQFAILENLSHRAMTGKDSTMSQRYTNFFPNANFNYNLGTRKSIRFGYRGSTRAPSISQLQDVVDQSNQLVYRTGNPNLKQEFTNNFNFSYNTFNVSNFLFFNLNLNATVISNRIVNSMELINSTTQLIRPVNLNGAWNASFSGTVGVPLIKVTTGRRSPMNLNLTSTVRYNRDVSQQKGVMGYNTTTTLGQRIRYDYNIPDRLDVGTSANFNYNDARYGFQENSNNRYFNHNYSLDVTYTFLKRVMLSSDFDYYVNSGRADGFNQPIPLWNASIAWVMFKKRNGELRFSVVDLLNQNKNIDRTINEYYIEDTFTETLRRYFLVTFMYNLNRFGGRANGGQNRGNGGGMQRMGGGNGGGGRRF from the coding sequence ATGAAGTTATTTACCCTGACCTTATTGGTGCTACTGACAGGCCACTGTCTGCTTGCCCAGCAAAAAGTGACTGGCAGTATTAAAGGTAAAGTAGTGGATGTGATGAATAATCTCCCCTTGCCCGACGCTACTGTTACAATAACGAACAAGGAAGATTCATCGGCCACTGGTTTTGCTGTAACCGATAAGACGGGCGCTTTTGAACTAAAGAACATTCCCGCAGGCTCCTATATATTAGGCATTAGTTTCACTGGTTATGCGCCTTTTATGCGTAACCTGGATATCACAGCAGCCAGGTCAGTTTTTGACCTCGATTCAGTGAAATTGAATACCGATACTTCCATGATGGCCAGTGTGATCGTCACTGCACCGCCTATTACTATTAAAAAAGATACGGTCGAATTCAGGGCCAGCGCCTTCAAAACAAAACCCAATGCCACGGTAGAAGACCTGCTGAAGAAACTGCCGGGTGTGGAAGTGGATAAAGATGGTAACGTTAGCTCCCAGGGTGAAAACATTCCCAAGATCTATGTAGATGGCAAAGAGTTTTTTGGCAATGATCCCAAGCTGGCTACCAAGAACCTCACGGCGGAGATGGTGGAAAGTATACAGGTATTTGATGACATGAGTGATCAAGCCAAGTTTACCCGCATTGATGACGGCAGCCGCCAGCGTACCATTAATATCAAATTGAAGAAGGACCGCCGTAAAGGTATATTTGGCCGCACTACAGTGGGGGCAGGGAGCAATGACCGGTACACGGGCAACCTGTCTTTGAATATGTTTGATGAAGACCAGCGTATATCCATTATTGGTGGTGCTAATAATATCAACCGGCTGGGTTTTTCCTCCAATGACATGATCAGTGGTATGGGAGGCATGGGCGGCTTTAGTGGTGGTGGCGGAAGAGGTGGCGGAGGCCGCGGTGGTGGCGGAGGAGGTGGTGGCAGCGCCGGCAATGGTAATACCAAATCCTGGAGCGCGGGCGTGAATTACCGGGACGACTGGGGCCGGAAAATGGAATTCAGTGGCAATTACTTTGTGTCCAAAACCAGCACTATTAACCGTAGCAAGAGTTTGCGGCAGAACCTTTTTGCCAATGATTCCACTTCCCTGAGTGATGAGCAATCCTACCGGAAGAATGATAACCTTAGTCATCGCTTCGGATTTCGCTGGGAATATGAGATTGACAGCATGAACTCCATCCTGCTTACGCCCAATATCAATATCCAGCAATCGGAATCGGAAAGCCTCGATTCCGTTGTTACGATATCTTCCACGCCCAAGTACAATTATAAAGCGATTGAAGGAAGCAGCTCACGCACCAATCAGCGTGATGGCATTAGCTTTAACAATAACCTCTTATTCCGCCATCGCTTCAAAAAGCCGGGCCGCACCTTTACCATTGGCTGGAGTACCGCCGTGAATGACAGTGAAGGCGATGGGTACACTATTTCACCATATAATTATTATAATCCCGACAGCACCTGGAACTATACCAGGGACCAGCGCCAGCAAAATGAACAGATCACCACCTCCTGGAATAATACCGTGAGCTCATCCCTGACAGAAATGTTTGGTACCGATAAGATACTGGAATTAAACTATGCCTATTCCATCAATGAAAGCACGAGCGACCGGAAGACCTTCGATTACAGGGCTTCATCGGGCGAGTATGACAGCGTGAATAAGAATCAGACCAACTACTTCGAAAATACCTTTATCTCCAGCAGGCTGGGAACCAACTTCCGGGTGAAAAAGCAGAAGTATGATTTCCAGTTGGGCGGCGCTGTACAGTTCGCCATTTTAGAGAACCTGAGCCACCGGGCTATGACGGGTAAGGACAGTACCATGAGTCAGCGGTACACCAACTTCTTCCCCAATGCCAACTTTAATTATAACCTGGGCACCCGAAAAAGTATCCGCTTTGGTTACCGGGGAAGTACCCGCGCTCCCAGCATCAGCCAGTTGCAGGATGTGGTAGACCAGAGTAACCAGTTGGTATACCGTACCGGTAATCCCAACCTGAAGCAGGAGTTTACCAATAACTTCAATTTCAGCTATAATACCTTCAATGTATCCAACTTCCTGTTCTTTAACCTGAACCTCAATGCCACCGTGATCAGTAACAGGATCGTGAACAGCATGGAGCTGATCAATAGTACCACGCAATTGATCCGTCCGGTGAACCTGAACGGCGCCTGGAATGCTTCCTTCTCCGGTACAGTGGGTGTTCCCCTGATCAAGGTGACCACCGGCCGCCGTAGTCCCATGAACCTGAACCTGACCAGTACGGTACGTTATAACCGTGATGTAAGCCAGCAGAAGGGTGTGATGGGCTATAATACCACTACCACGCTTGGACAGCGTATCCGGTATGATTATAATATTCCCGATAGACTGGATGTGGGTACCAGCGCCAACTTCAACTACAATGACGCACGGTACGGCTTCCAGGAAAACTCCAACAACCGGTATTTCAACCACAACTATTCACTGGATGTAACCTATACTTTCCTGAAACGGGTAATGTTGAGCAGTGATTTCGATTATTATGTAAACAGTGGCCGGGCTGATGGCTTTAACCAGCCTATTCCCCTGTGGAATGCCAGCATTGCCTGGGTCATGTTTAAGAAGCGGAATGGTGAGCTGCGTTTCAGTGTGGTAGACCTGCTGAACCAGAATAAGAATATTGACCGTACTATCAATGAGTATTATATAGAAGATACTTTCACAGAAACACTGCGTCGTTATTTCCTGGTGACCTTTATGTACAACCTGAACCGTTTTGGCGGCAGGGCCAATGGCGGACAGAACAGGGGCAATGGCGGTGGTATGCAAAGAATGGGTGGCGGCAATGGCGGTGGCGGAAGACGTTTTTAA
- a CDS encoding arylsulfatase — protein sequence MKLIVPALVCTLLLTHTGTVQAQQKSASNRKPNIILIVADDLGYGDLHCYGQQKVATPNIDQLAASGMRFTQFYSGTTVCAPSRASLMTGMHTGHTPIRGNRGFKPEGQFPLPDSSLTIAAVLKKNGYRTAAFGKWGMGYPGSAGEPLKQGIERFYGYNCQSEAHNYYPDHLWDNDKRIDFPGNRTSDSMYSGDKIHQAAMDFLQQTGDKPFFLFLPYTLPHGDLDVPRDSVYQRYVKQFNEPPLPPGAPSKGRFEPYPHAAFAAMVSRLDRYVGEIYRFVQRSGQADNTLIIFTSDNGPHREDGGDPELFDGNGIFRGIKRDLYEGGIRVPFIANWKGKIRAGMVNEQPAAWWDLFPTFQQLANVPVSKNTDGISIVPALTGKPQQAHEYFYWEFHEQGGKQAVRYGNWKGVRLNVSKVKDGPIELYDLKNDPAEQQNIAAAHPDIVKKIASCMQQAHVPDTNWPVLVSEIKP from the coding sequence ATGAAACTAATTGTTCCCGCTCTTGTATGCACCTTATTGCTGACTCACACCGGTACAGTACAGGCTCAGCAAAAGTCTGCCAGTAACCGCAAACCCAATATTATATTGATCGTGGCCGATGACCTGGGTTATGGCGACCTTCATTGTTACGGGCAACAGAAAGTGGCTACGCCCAATATTGATCAACTCGCCGCTTCCGGCATGCGGTTCACGCAATTTTATTCCGGCACTACTGTTTGTGCTCCTTCACGTGCCAGCCTCATGACTGGCATGCATACAGGGCATACCCCCATCCGTGGCAACCGGGGCTTTAAACCGGAAGGGCAATTCCCTTTACCCGATTCTTCCCTCACCATTGCAGCAGTATTGAAGAAGAACGGCTATAGGACCGCCGCCTTTGGTAAATGGGGTATGGGCTATCCCGGCTCTGCGGGTGAACCATTGAAGCAGGGCATTGAGCGTTTTTATGGATACAACTGTCAGTCGGAAGCGCATAACTATTACCCGGATCACCTGTGGGACAATGACAAACGTATTGATTTCCCCGGTAACCGTACCAGTGATTCCATGTACTCCGGCGATAAGATACACCAGGCTGCTATGGATTTCCTGCAACAAACGGGGGATAAACCTTTCTTTCTTTTCCTTCCCTACACATTGCCGCATGGCGACCTGGATGTACCGCGCGACAGTGTATACCAGCGTTACGTAAAACAGTTTAATGAACCACCACTTCCACCTGGTGCGCCTTCCAAAGGCCGCTTTGAGCCTTATCCGCATGCTGCCTTTGCCGCGATGGTAAGCAGGCTCGACAGGTATGTGGGAGAGATCTACCGGTTTGTTCAGCGAAGTGGTCAGGCCGATAATACCCTTATCATTTTCACCAGTGATAATGGTCCGCACCGGGAAGACGGTGGCGACCCGGAGCTCTTCGATGGCAATGGCATCTTCAGGGGTATCAAGCGCGATCTGTATGAAGGCGGTATCCGGGTGCCGTTTATTGCCAACTGGAAGGGGAAGATCAGGGCTGGTATGGTGAATGAACAACCGGCTGCCTGGTGGGACCTGTTCCCTACTTTTCAGCAACTGGCTAATGTACCGGTATCAAAAAACACGGATGGTATTTCCATTGTACCTGCCCTGACCGGTAAACCGCAGCAGGCGCATGAATATTTCTATTGGGAATTTCATGAACAGGGCGGCAAGCAGGCGGTGCGTTACGGTAACTGGAAAGGCGTGCGGCTGAACGTATCAAAAGTGAAAGATGGTCCGATAGAATTATATGATCTTAAAAATGATCCGGCAGAGCAGCAAAATATAGCAGCAGCCCATCCGGATATAGTAAAGAAGATAGCATCATGCATGCAGCAGGCGCATGTGCCCGATACCAACTGGCCTGTGCTGGTGAGTGAGATCAAGCCCTGA
- the trhA gene encoding PAQR family membrane homeostasis protein TrhA, with amino-acid sequence METYNRHQEIVNGLIHGFGMLFGISGLPVLTGIATAHGNISGIVGSGIYGLCFLLLFTTSTIYHVTTEPEIRRIFKVLDHISIYFLIAGTYTPFLLVYMNNTFGITLLSVLWGLTIIGIFFKVRFTGRFEIISVIIYLFMGWIMVVGGRRFFDSLPVPVLVLICIGGGLYSIGVIFYVWDKYLYTHAAWHAFVLAAAICHYVAVLLTI; translated from the coding sequence ATGGAAACATATAACCGCCATCAGGAGATTGTCAATGGTTTGATACATGGCTTTGGTATGCTGTTTGGCATCAGTGGTCTTCCGGTTCTAACAGGTATTGCCACTGCCCATGGCAATATATCTGGCATTGTAGGTTCGGGTATCTATGGTTTGTGCTTTTTATTGCTGTTTACTACTTCCACTATTTATCATGTTACTACGGAGCCGGAGATAAGACGGATCTTTAAGGTCCTTGATCATATCAGCATCTATTTTCTCATTGCCGGCACTTATACCCCTTTCCTGCTGGTGTATATGAATAATACGTTTGGTATAACCCTCTTATCGGTATTATGGGGTCTTACCATTATAGGTATCTTCTTTAAAGTACGCTTTACAGGAAGGTTCGAGATCATTTCTGTTATTATTTATTTATTCATGGGATGGATCATGGTAGTGGGCGGACGCAGGTTTTTTGACAGCCTGCCTGTCCCGGTACTGGTGCTTATCTGCATCGGCGGAGGCTTGTACTCCATAGGAGTCATTTTTTATGTATGGGATAAATACCTGTATACGCATGCCGCCTGGCATGCTTTTGTGCTGGCTGCCGCCATTTGCCATTATGTAGCGGTGCTGTTGACAATATAG
- a CDS encoding DUF6250 domain-containing protein, with product MKRSLLSPFRIYHACTALLSTCCLLAGSTLTAQQVTLQEQGNIVTLSNELITVGFHKTNADLLSIRDKKGNDLLGRKGRAYLLGPGFSMSPAQYKVVRQSNELIELSFFHEAENHFQYDLHYVLRNGVSGVYCFLVQSHRAGDSAGSYGQTRWGVRSDESLYDYHLVRDSIQGPMPKMSELTNEIQDWTYRLADSSVYTKYDYADYIEGRHVHGMAGRQSGRGMFVIQASHEYLNGGPSKQYQNVHSTPYLICMFNCNHFISDISKSDDLITGEWSKLNGPFLLYVNQGSNVNAIWKDAQQQAAKEINQWPYAWMQHARYPLARGAVQGKLLVDNQPAAAGTHIILAAPGYDWQAQSQGYIFATRTAADGSFTLQQVRPGNYTLYAYGSNQTGEFNKANVVVNAGNTTALGTLTWPIERTGTTLFQLGEADRRTTGFALAGHARNYGVFKQVPENLDFTIGKSRENKDWYYAQTKNGKWNIHFDTDKTYTGNAVLTIALAGAARNPLFTVYVNDQPVQEFNRLGNDASVYRSAIAGGYYQELSVRFPASLLKKGANTISFVLKAKPGAGVMYDAVKLEAAEDMTAVMQVQPIAFNKKTLLFSDDFSKGLDTAIWKSEIAAQPNSSVYVKDGQLILDTKGGVTTWLKKILSGNILIEYKRRVIAESGVNDRVSDLNQFWMATDPRNPHLFTRNGVFEAYDSLQLYYVGMGGNTNSTTRFRKYHGNGQKPLLQEYLDKTHLLQPNKTYTVQTVVYNGATQFIVDGIPYFTWKDSSPLTSGYFGFRSTWSRQAIDEVKVYSIE from the coding sequence ATGAAACGATCACTCCTGTCGCCCTTCCGCATTTACCACGCCTGTACGGCCCTATTATCTACCTGTTGCCTCCTGGCTGGCAGCACGCTGACGGCACAACAGGTCACCTTACAGGAACAAGGTAATATAGTTACCCTGTCCAATGAGCTGATCACGGTGGGCTTTCATAAAACCAATGCCGACCTGCTTTCCATCCGGGATAAAAAGGGGAATGACCTGCTGGGCAGGAAGGGACGGGCTTATTTACTGGGTCCCGGTTTTTCCATGTCGCCTGCGCAATACAAAGTGGTCAGGCAAAGCAATGAGCTGATTGAATTGTCCTTCTTTCATGAGGCGGAGAATCATTTTCAGTACGACCTGCATTATGTGCTGCGCAACGGTGTAAGCGGTGTTTATTGCTTCCTGGTACAATCGCACCGGGCAGGTGATTCTGCCGGCAGCTATGGACAAACACGATGGGGCGTGCGGAGCGATGAAAGCCTGTATGATTATCACCTGGTGCGCGACAGTATACAGGGACCTATGCCGAAGATGTCGGAGCTGACCAATGAAATACAGGACTGGACTTACCGCCTGGCCGATAGTTCTGTGTACACCAAGTATGATTATGCCGATTATATTGAAGGCCGTCATGTGCATGGAATGGCAGGGCGGCAATCGGGCAGGGGTATGTTCGTGATACAGGCCAGCCATGAGTATTTGAATGGCGGTCCTTCCAAACAATACCAGAATGTGCATTCCACGCCTTACCTGATCTGCATGTTCAACTGCAACCATTTTATATCAGATATCAGTAAGTCCGATGATCTTATCACCGGGGAATGGAGCAAACTGAATGGGCCCTTCCTGTTGTATGTAAACCAGGGAAGCAATGTGAACGCTATCTGGAAAGATGCCCAACAACAGGCTGCCAAAGAGATCAATCAATGGCCTTATGCCTGGATGCAGCATGCCCGGTATCCTCTAGCAAGAGGCGCTGTACAGGGAAAGCTCCTGGTGGATAATCAACCTGCTGCAGCCGGTACACATATTATTCTCGCAGCGCCGGGGTACGACTGGCAGGCACAAAGCCAGGGTTATATTTTCGCTACGCGCACAGCAGCAGACGGTAGCTTCACCCTGCAACAGGTGCGGCCCGGTAATTATACCCTCTATGCGTATGGCAGCAATCAAACCGGAGAGTTCAATAAAGCCAATGTGGTAGTGAACGCCGGTAATACCACGGCATTGGGTACCCTTACCTGGCCTATAGAAAGAACAGGCACTACTTTATTTCAACTGGGTGAAGCAGACCGCCGGACAACCGGTTTTGCCCTGGCCGGTCATGCAAGGAATTATGGCGTATTTAAACAGGTGCCTGAAAACCTCGACTTCACAATTGGCAAGAGCCGGGAGAACAAGGACTGGTATTATGCACAAACAAAGAACGGAAAGTGGAATATCCACTTTGATACCGATAAAACCTATACCGGCAATGCCGTATTGACCATTGCCCTGGCAGGCGCTGCCCGCAATCCTTTGTTCACGGTGTATGTGAATGATCAACCTGTACAGGAGTTTAACCGGCTGGGCAATGATGCCAGTGTTTACCGGTCGGCCATTGCGGGTGGCTATTACCAGGAGCTTTCGGTCAGGTTCCCCGCCAGTCTGTTGAAGAAAGGCGCTAATACGATTTCCTTTGTACTGAAAGCCAAACCCGGCGCCGGCGTTATGTATGATGCGGTGAAGCTGGAAGCTGCGGAGGATATGACTGCTGTTATGCAGGTACAACCCATTGCTTTTAACAAGAAGACCCTGCTCTTCAGTGATGATTTCAGCAAAGGGCTGGATACGGCAATATGGAAATCAGAGATCGCTGCACAGCCCAATTCTTCGGTATATGTGAAAGATGGCCAACTGATACTGGATACCAAAGGAGGCGTTACCACCTGGCTGAAAAAGATACTATCCGGCAATATCTTAATAGAATATAAGCGTCGTGTAATAGCAGAGAGCGGTGTTAATGACCGTGTGTCGGACCTTAACCAATTCTGGATGGCCACTGATCCCCGCAATCCGCATTTGTTTACACGCAATGGTGTGTTTGAAGCGTATGATTCCCTGCAATTGTATTATGTGGGCATGGGTGGCAATACCAACTCAACTACCCGCTTCCGCAAATACCATGGTAATGGGCAAAAACCTTTATTGCAGGAATACCTGGATAAAACCCATTTGCTGCAGCCCAACAAAACTTATACGGTACAAACCGTCGTGTATAATGGCGCCACGCAATTCATCGTAGATGGTATTCCTTACTTTACCTGGAAAGACAGCAGTCCTTTAACCAGCGGTTATTTTGGCTTCCGTTCTACCTGGTCGAGGCAGGCGATTGATGAGGTGAAGGTCTACAGCATTGAATGA
- a CDS encoding glycoside hydrolase family 31 protein, whose product MYNRILLLLATPLIVLSSFAGTGVGNIKGSFTRKNNTFLFSATQADLQLEFCTPGMVRIRSSWTRNLEANEPWMVVQYQWPAVNVQVKTMPECFLFTTAQLQVRLYKTPARIDIYTAGGKLLSSEKVTANKGGMYTGGDTVSCTKQCLPDEQFFGFGERMDFLNRRSKKVTLNVGRGKGLPHAVGAYNVLEANYSPIPFFMSTQGYAIFFHNSFATSWDMGATRDDEYRFAAQGGELDYYFIYGPQFPALLEQYTALTGRSPLLPKFALGLHVGTYSGGTWSYEQMTSDRYVIELARKLRAMGIPVDLLWLDSTWRIFGKNGGKGATSFEWRETFSNPKGMFDSLYAMGYQMAGLHLRPRFDNGNCIRLLDTAQQLGYTYKEGNYPGEFVNFFDSNAVNWWWQHGVMRVASIGAKFLKTDEGSAFGALANESDKVGPTGKNAQRLHNVFPIAYAKAPFEKFQQYNGIRGLNQTREGYAGIQRYPYIFAGDWPSEWQYFPAVIKAGLNIGVSGVGYWAHCMGGFEHNADPELYVRWCQFGMLSPVATVFGMDHPGYKEPWNYGPDGLRNFKKYDSLRYSLLPYLYSNAWAQYKTGMPLMRALVLHYQDDRNVYEIGDQYLLGENIMVCPVTTKGAQTRSVYLPEGNWFDYWTGKKYTGKQYIHVVTPLDMIPLFVKAGSIIPYQPVMNYVGEQEVQQLTLDVYPGNGRFELYEDDGKSLDYQQGKQALTKMQVATTDKEIKLSIAATTGNFDSKVGSYAIAVHMDQGPAKVTLNGKELQSRNEKGGVDANGYYFDAAQKKLWLLVNKQGSSGNGIDVKVFF is encoded by the coding sequence ATGTATAACAGAATTTTGCTATTACTGGCCACTCCCTTGATCGTACTCTCTTCTTTTGCCGGTACCGGCGTTGGCAACATCAAAGGCAGCTTTACCCGGAAAAATAATACCTTCCTTTTCTCCGCCACACAGGCTGATCTGCAACTGGAGTTTTGTACACCGGGTATGGTGCGTATCAGGAGTAGCTGGACAAGGAACCTGGAGGCCAATGAACCCTGGATGGTGGTGCAATACCAATGGCCGGCCGTGAACGTGCAGGTGAAAACCATGCCGGAATGTTTCTTGTTTACTACGGCACAATTGCAGGTAAGGTTGTATAAAACGCCGGCACGTATCGACATCTATACGGCTGGTGGTAAACTGTTGTCGTCAGAAAAAGTGACGGCAAACAAGGGCGGCATGTATACCGGTGGCGATACCGTAAGCTGTACCAAACAATGCCTGCCCGATGAGCAGTTCTTTGGTTTTGGTGAGCGAATGGATTTCCTGAACCGCCGCAGTAAAAAAGTTACGCTCAATGTAGGCCGTGGTAAAGGCTTGCCCCATGCCGTGGGCGCTTACAATGTTCTTGAGGCCAACTATTCGCCCATTCCTTTTTTCATGAGCACCCAGGGCTATGCTATCTTCTTCCATAACTCATTCGCTACTTCCTGGGATATGGGCGCCACCCGTGATGATGAATACCGGTTTGCGGCGCAGGGTGGTGAGCTGGATTATTATTTTATCTATGGCCCTCAGTTCCCGGCACTGCTGGAGCAATACACAGCGCTTACCGGTCGCTCGCCCCTGCTGCCCAAATTTGCTTTGGGACTGCATGTGGGCACCTATTCCGGTGGTACCTGGAGTTATGAGCAAATGACCTCCGACCGCTATGTGATTGAGCTGGCCCGTAAGCTGCGGGCTATGGGCATACCGGTAGACCTGCTATGGCTGGATTCTACCTGGCGCATCTTTGGAAAGAACGGCGGCAAAGGCGCTACTTCTTTTGAATGGCGCGAAACCTTCAGCAATCCCAAAGGCATGTTCGACAGTCTCTATGCCATGGGCTACCAGATGGCCGGCCTGCACCTGCGCCCCCGTTTTGATAATGGCAACTGTATACGGTTGCTGGATACAGCCCAGCAATTGGGATATACTTATAAGGAAGGCAATTATCCCGGTGAGTTTGTGAACTTCTTTGATTCCAATGCGGTGAACTGGTGGTGGCAGCATGGGGTAATGCGGGTAGCATCCATCGGTGCTAAGTTTCTGAAAACAGATGAAGGCAGCGCCTTCGGTGCACTGGCGAATGAAAGCGATAAAGTAGGACCTACCGGTAAAAACGCGCAGCGCCTGCACAATGTATTTCCCATAGCTTATGCCAAAGCACCCTTTGAAAAATTCCAGCAGTACAATGGTATTCGCGGGCTGAACCAGACCCGTGAAGGTTATGCCGGTATACAACGTTATCCTTACATCTTTGCCGGCGACTGGCCCAGTGAGTGGCAGTATTTCCCCGCGGTGATCAAGGCGGGATTGAATATCGGTGTGTCGGGTGTGGGATACTGGGCGCATTGTATGGGTGGTTTTGAACACAATGCCGATCCGGAATTATATGTACGCTGGTGCCAGTTTGGGATGCTGAGCCCGGTAGCTACGGTATTTGGGATGGACCATCCTGGCTATAAAGAGCCCTGGAATTATGGCCCGGATGGATTGCGCAATTTCAAAAAGTACGATTCCCTGCGCTACAGCCTGCTGCCTTATTTATACAGTAATGCCTGGGCGCAATACAAAACCGGTATGCCACTCATGCGGGCGCTGGTACTGCATTACCAGGATGACAGGAATGTATATGAGATCGGCGACCAGTATTTACTGGGCGAAAACATAATGGTATGCCCCGTCACCACCAAAGGCGCGCAAACGAGATCAGTATACCTGCCCGAAGGCAACTGGTTCGATTACTGGACCGGTAAAAAGTACACCGGCAAGCAATATATTCATGTGGTGACGCCGCTCGACATGATACCGCTATTTGTAAAAGCAGGTAGTATCATTCCTTACCAGCCTGTTATGAATTATGTGGGTGAGCAGGAAGTGCAGCAGCTTACCCTCGATGTGTATCCCGGTAATGGCCGCTTTGAATTGTATGAAGATGATGGAAAAAGCCTGGACTACCAGCAAGGTAAGCAGGCCCTCACGAAAATGCAGGTAGCCACAACAGATAAGGAAATAAAACTCTCCATTGCCGCTACGACTGGCAATTTTGATTCAAAGGTGGGCAGCTATGCTATTGCAGTACACATGGATCAAGGGCCGGCAAAAGTGACCCTGAACGGGAAGGAGTTGCAAAGCCGTAACGAGAAAGGAGGCGTGGATGCCAATGGTTATTATTTTGATGCGGCACAAAAGAAATTATGGTTGCTGGTTAATAAGCAGGGTTCCTCCGGGAATGGAATAGATGTGAAAGTATTTTTCTAA
- a CDS encoding sigma-70 family RNA polymerase sigma factor has protein sequence MNTIAAIQQGDTFIFEQVFHEYHEKLYFYVLHKTNSSWLAEETVQLTFIKLWQYRATLNESLELSPQLFRIANTTLIDLLRKQHHADRLAGKAGYRSESLVANDLSAQLDAAELAQRVQGAIRRMPLARRKVFEMSRLRGMSYREIAAELSLSVKTVENHIAHALKQLRHLITFLLVLIFK, from the coding sequence GTGAATACAATTGCTGCCATACAACAAGGTGATACCTTCATCTTTGAACAGGTATTTCATGAGTACCATGAAAAATTGTATTTCTACGTGCTGCACAAGACCAACTCATCCTGGCTGGCAGAAGAAACCGTTCAGCTCACTTTTATCAAATTATGGCAATACCGGGCCACGCTCAATGAGTCGCTGGAGCTATCGCCGCAGCTCTTCCGCATTGCCAATACTACCCTGATCGACCTGCTTCGTAAACAACACCATGCGGACCGCCTGGCCGGTAAGGCGGGTTACAGAAGTGAATCCCTGGTAGCAAATGATCTGTCGGCACAATTGGATGCCGCAGAACTGGCGCAGCGTGTGCAGGGCGCCATACGCCGTATGCCACTTGCCCGCCGCAAAGTATTCGAAATGAGCCGCCTCCGGGGAATGTCTTACCGGGAGATCGCTGCTGAATTATCCCTGTCGGTCAAAACAGTAGAAAACCATATCGCCCATGCCCTGAAACAGTTGCGCCACCTGATCACTTTCCTGCTGGTCCTGATCTTTAAATAA